In one window of Nodosilinea sp. PGN35 DNA:
- a CDS encoding O-antigen ligase — protein MRKAIGSLLNKLLELLLPYWIIGYYLGTNIPSRQVYVLWFGTLYLLAFFAIAFKFKKLLTLLLQEPLALLLIGLSGLSWFWSVAPEITFASFRSLIVQYVLAGLLVISYKPAQLIGIIAKALSACGLISAFYIVFIPHIGIRGSSLFSSSWRGVFSHQSVLAGVMGMAIISLVYFGLYQKIDSTKGPLHNWFLLPLAICSVVLIFCGAKTALVSLIASFVVLPMFFLKKIRKIKERTVIFFTLLYILLFGTATVYAVREFIVVELLGKSLDLTGRSDTWEFLISKLSERPILGFGLDAFWHNKQISNEFAGIVGRQIPSIYNSHNGHLDIAVGLGYVGAFFLGIFVLRVVSRSIVFALNSYNIAGFWSLQISVFILIAGYSDTFIGLLKARGLAWLIFSTAYLLVIYQMKGLGQERVYISDNPYLRKTSRFARVYGKTV, from the coding sequence ATGCGCAAGGCAATTGGGTCTTTACTTAATAAATTACTTGAGCTTTTGCTGCCGTATTGGATCATCGGCTACTACCTAGGCACCAACATTCCGTCTAGACAGGTTTATGTTTTATGGTTTGGGACGTTGTATTTACTGGCCTTCTTTGCCATAGCATTTAAATTCAAAAAGCTTTTAACCCTGCTTCTGCAAGAGCCTCTTGCCCTTTTGCTAATTGGTTTATCTGGTCTCTCCTGGTTCTGGTCGGTTGCGCCTGAAATTACCTTTGCCTCTTTTAGATCACTGATTGTTCAATACGTTTTAGCAGGACTGCTTGTTATTTCTTACAAACCTGCTCAGCTCATTGGAATTATTGCTAAAGCTCTCTCAGCCTGCGGCTTGATAAGTGCTTTTTATATTGTCTTTATTCCTCATATAGGCATTAGAGGTAGTAGCCTTTTTAGCTCTTCTTGGAGAGGTGTATTTTCTCACCAAAGTGTTTTAGCTGGTGTCATGGGAATGGCAATCATAAGTCTTGTCTACTTTGGTTTATACCAAAAAATAGATAGCACCAAAGGCCCCTTGCATAATTGGTTTTTGCTGCCTCTTGCCATCTGCTCTGTAGTACTAATTTTCTGTGGTGCCAAAACAGCTCTTGTTAGCCTTATTGCATCATTTGTAGTATTGCCTATGTTTTTTCTAAAAAAGATACGTAAAATAAAGGAACGCACAGTAATTTTCTTCACTCTGCTGTATATTCTGCTATTTGGTACAGCAACTGTCTATGCAGTACGGGAGTTTATTGTTGTTGAACTTTTAGGCAAAAGCTTAGATCTGACAGGCCGCTCAGATACATGGGAATTCTTAATTTCAAAACTGTCAGAACGCCCTATTTTAGGCTTCGGCCTAGATGCCTTCTGGCATAACAAGCAAATATCCAATGAGTTTGCAGGTATTGTTGGACGCCAAATTCCAAGTATTTATAACAGCCACAACGGACATCTAGATATTGCGGTAGGGTTGGGTTACGTGGGCGCGTTCTTTCTGGGAATTTTTGTCCTTAGAGTCGTATCTCGCAGCATAGTCTTTGCCTTAAACAGCTATAACATAGCTGGCTTTTGGAGTTTACAGATTTCAGTTTTTATACTAATTGCTGGCTATTCTGATACATTCATTGGTCTTCTAAAGGCTAGAGGTCTTGCTTGGCTGATATTTAGCACAGCTTATTTGCTAGTTATTTATCAAATGAAAGGGCTTGGTCAAGAGAGAGTATACATTTCTGACAATCCCTACTTGCGGAAGACAAGTCGATTTGCTCGAGTGTACGGAAAGACAGTGTAA
- a CDS encoding glycosyltransferase, producing MGEAKVVLFDLKHTGHHASYIKHLIKHWQTFRPQGKLCIVVSPKFIEQHQSVVDLATEDDASGVEFIPISSSEYEEIKNSKNLPSRIKCNLREWELLCCYTTQLKATHCLIMYLDTCEIPLLFRLKPPCPISGIYFRPTFHYKQFANYQPSKGEWIQQLRQRLFLHQTLHNPQLHTLFCLDPLVDETITKMYPSARAIPLADPVEISGDGPLDQKALLEKNNISEHRKIFLLFGSIDGRKGIYRLLEALENLPPEICQKVCLLIVGHANVTEQNTIRTKVFALCQHSSVQVITHFDFLTDLEVQAYFQLADVVLALYQRHVGMSGILLLAAASQKPVISSNYGLMGELVRRYELGLAIDSTDPENIAEGLTKVFEPDGISCNYDKMKSFAHMNSTTKFAETIFNSIL from the coding sequence ATGGGCGAGGCAAAAGTTGTTCTTTTTGATCTTAAGCATACGGGTCACCACGCAAGCTATATTAAGCATTTGATAAAACATTGGCAAACATTCAGACCCCAAGGAAAGCTATGCATTGTAGTATCTCCTAAATTTATAGAGCAGCATCAATCTGTCGTAGATCTAGCTACAGAAGATGATGCTTCTGGTGTTGAGTTTATTCCTATTTCTAGTTCAGAATATGAGGAAATTAAAAACAGCAAAAACCTACCCTCCAGAATAAAATGTAACTTGCGCGAGTGGGAATTACTGTGCTGTTATACTACCCAACTGAAAGCCACTCATTGCTTAATAATGTATCTGGATACCTGTGAGATCCCCTTACTTTTTCGGCTAAAGCCTCCTTGCCCTATTTCAGGTATATACTTTCGGCCTACGTTTCACTACAAACAATTTGCTAATTATCAACCTTCTAAAGGAGAGTGGATACAGCAATTACGACAAAGGTTGTTTCTACATCAAACGCTTCATAACCCCCAGCTACACACTTTGTTTTGTTTAGATCCTTTGGTAGATGAAACCATTACAAAAATGTATCCTTCTGCTAGAGCTATACCCCTGGCAGATCCAGTAGAAATATCTGGTGATGGCCCGCTAGACCAGAAGGCCTTGCTAGAAAAAAATAATATTTCTGAACATCGAAAGATTTTTCTATTATTTGGTTCTATCGATGGAAGAAAAGGGATCTACAGACTTTTAGAAGCCCTAGAGAATTTGCCACCAGAGATTTGCCAAAAAGTTTGTCTTTTAATTGTTGGGCATGCAAATGTAACTGAGCAAAATACTATCCGCACGAAAGTTTTTGCTCTTTGCCAACATTCTTCTGTACAGGTGATCACGCACTTTGATTTTCTTACTGACCTAGAAGTTCAAGCTTATTTTCAGCTGGCAGACGTGGTTTTAGCTCTCTACCAGCGCCATGTGGGAATGAGTGGAATACTACTACTGGCTGCTGCTTCACAAAAACCAGTGATTAGCTCTAACTACGGGCTGATGGGGGAATTGGTAAGACGCTATGAACTCGGCCTGGCAATAGATTCTACTGATCCAGAAAACATCGCCGAAGGATTAACTAAAGTATTTGAACCCGATGGTATTTCTTGTAATTACGATAAGATGAAATCGTTTGCTCACATGAACTCTACGACTAAGTTTGCAGAAACCATATTTAATAGCATTTTGTAA
- a CDS encoding glycosyltransferase family 4 protein codes for MKILHLSTSDLDGGAAKAAYRIHRGLISNGLGSTMLVRHKLSSDPTVIANKTILAQVGSKVDGRPLKRYAQRERTMFSPQWFPDSVVGRVQALNPDVVHLHWTCNGFLQIESLAKFKKPIVWTLHDMWAFTGGCHYAKDCDGYTKGCGSCPQLGSNSAKDLSHNVWLRKAKAWRNLQLTVVTPSQWMAQCANASSLFSQSRVKVIANGIDGERYRPIRKAVAREALNLPKDKRLVLFGAGSTTGDQRKGFHHLLAALQRLQFDEWRDRLELVIFGESAGNSALPIPYKTHYLGRLNDDASIALAYASADVFLAPSLQDNLPNTIVESLMCGTPCVAFKVGGMVDMIDHQRTGYLVEPFDVENLAQGIAWTLGDDLRRSELSQQARVQALRKFDLFKQAEMYRLVYESSLN; via the coding sequence ATGAAAATTCTGCATTTGAGCACCTCTGACCTGGATGGCGGAGCAGCTAAAGCAGCCTATCGCATCCACCGAGGCCTAATCAGCAATGGGTTAGGTTCAACCATGTTGGTCAGGCACAAACTCAGCAGCGATCCTACCGTGATTGCCAACAAAACTATTCTGGCTCAGGTGGGTTCAAAGGTAGACGGGCGACCTCTGAAGCGCTATGCCCAACGGGAGCGCACTATGTTTTCGCCGCAGTGGTTTCCTGACTCAGTGGTTGGTCGCGTGCAAGCGCTAAACCCCGATGTTGTACACCTGCACTGGACCTGCAATGGTTTTTTGCAGATTGAATCTCTGGCCAAGTTCAAAAAGCCAATTGTCTGGACCCTGCACGATATGTGGGCGTTTACCGGCGGTTGCCACTATGCGAAGGATTGCGATGGCTACACCAAAGGCTGCGGCAGCTGCCCTCAACTTGGCAGCAACTCAGCTAAAGACTTATCTCACAACGTCTGGCTGCGAAAAGCAAAAGCTTGGCGCAACTTGCAGCTAACAGTAGTGACCCCTAGCCAGTGGATGGCTCAGTGCGCCAATGCCAGTTCCCTGTTTAGCCAGAGCCGGGTTAAGGTGATAGCCAACGGAATTGACGGTGAACGGTACCGACCTATCAGAAAGGCTGTTGCCCGTGAGGCACTGAACTTGCCCAAAGATAAACGCTTAGTACTATTTGGAGCAGGCAGCACAACGGGCGATCAGCGAAAAGGCTTTCATCACTTGCTAGCGGCCCTTCAACGCCTACAATTTGATGAATGGCGCGATCGCTTAGAGCTAGTAATTTTCGGCGAATCTGCCGGCAATAGCGCCTTGCCCATACCCTACAAGACTCACTATCTAGGCAGACTCAATGACGACGCTTCCATTGCTTTAGCCTATGCGTCTGCTGATGTGTTTTTAGCGCCCTCATTACAAGATAACTTGCCTAACACGATCGTCGAATCGCTTATGTGTGGAACGCCTTGTGTGGCTTTTAAAGTTGGAGGTATGGTAGACATGATTGACCACCAGCGCACCGGATACTTAGTGGAGCCTTTTGATGTAGAAAATTTAGCTCAAGGAATTGCCTGGACATTAGGTGATGACCTTAGACGATCGGAGCTATCTCAACAGGCACGAGTGCAGGCGCTGAGAAAATTTGACCTCTTCAAACAAGCTGAGATGTATCGTCTAGTCTACGAAAGTTCCCTAAACTAA
- a CDS encoding acyltransferase, whose amino-acid sequence MKISVNEKKLPTDFLRFFAIALIVNSHLEGFYPIPQLAADGFLGNSLFFALSGVGLALSKKNLQLSFTSWYARRVSRIYPALILVTLIFTITLELRWKISVIQFFRLIVWPTPFLFIAQLMIFYLFYYFIVKLNKKYLLAILLLLSLVFFSLYFYPAQSTVFNDLASYLHPNNFLSWVFYFQMMILGGWIAKDQVSSRSWVNSLSNNLFLTIFLVIFTFTAYALVKALMAFGFLSNGYFLLNLLTAGFLISVFAFTANSQFVGFLSSRVNIAKIVIFIASLTLEIYLVHVSFWKFKLFQDFYFPLNIALFVLLSIFAAFVLNQTVATVPNYIASLANRKEDC is encoded by the coding sequence ATGAAAATTTCTGTAAACGAAAAGAAGCTGCCCACTGATTTTTTAAGGTTTTTTGCGATCGCACTTATTGTCAACTCCCATTTAGAGGGTTTTTATCCTATACCACAACTGGCCGCAGATGGTTTTCTAGGAAACTCTCTATTCTTTGCTTTGTCAGGGGTAGGTTTAGCCCTCAGCAAAAAGAACTTACAACTTAGCTTTACATCCTGGTATGCCCGCCGGGTATCGAGAATCTATCCAGCGTTGATTTTAGTCACGTTGATTTTCACGATCACCTTAGAACTGAGGTGGAAGATTTCAGTAATCCAATTTTTCAGGCTTATCGTCTGGCCAACTCCATTTCTATTCATCGCACAATTGATGATTTTTTATCTTTTCTATTACTTTATCGTCAAACTCAACAAAAAATACTTACTTGCCATATTGCTTCTACTAAGTTTGGTATTCTTTTCGCTATACTTTTATCCGGCCCAATCCACAGTTTTCAACGATTTAGCTTCATACTTACACCCCAATAATTTTCTGAGCTGGGTATTTTATTTCCAAATGATGATCCTAGGCGGATGGATCGCTAAAGATCAGGTTTCATCAAGGTCTTGGGTTAACAGTTTAAGCAATAATTTATTCCTTACAATTTTCTTGGTAATTTTCACTTTTACCGCTTATGCCCTAGTTAAAGCGCTGATGGCCTTTGGTTTTCTCTCGAATGGTTATTTTCTACTAAATCTTCTGACTGCTGGCTTTCTCATTTCAGTATTTGCATTTACTGCAAATAGCCAATTTGTAGGTTTTTTGTCTAGCAGAGTAAACATTGCTAAAATCGTCATTTTTATTGCATCACTCACCCTGGAGATTTATTTAGTCCATGTTTCTTTTTGGAAGTTCAAACTTTTCCAAGATTTTTACTTCCCACTCAATATTGCATTGTTTGTGTTGTTATCGATTTTTGCTGCCTTTGTCTTAAATCAAACTGTAGCAACCGTTCCGAATTATATCGCCTCTTTGGCGAATAGGAAGGAGGATTGCTAA